The Aedes aegypti strain LVP_AGWG chromosome 1, AaegL5.0 Primary Assembly, whole genome shotgun sequence sequence CGGAAGTTTGATTCGCGACGAAACAGCTCATCAATGCGGGAGACAATTTTTACTTCACTGTGTTTATGTTTGTTGGAGTAAACATTCCTTAACAACCCCATAGAAACGGTAGAGTGGAAAACAGTGTACACAAACCCACCAGGTAgccaactcgccagctgtcactttcaCCTTCCCCGCTGCTTACCACACCGcgcatccactgactgcttagatcggTAAACCTGTCATTATAAAAACCTTGCTCACACCTAGCCTGTTCGCGAGTCTGTCATgcttgttatgcgttggtatacactcgtgagctgcttcgtgatgcgaacttttccaccacTGCATACTGGTATTTTTCGCCGTTCCAACGTTGTGACTCACCTTCGCTTTATTGATGAATTTCCAATCCGGCCGTGCCATGTGACAAGTGGCACCCGAATCAAAATACCATTGACCAGCGTTCTTGTTCATCTTTGACTGCTGTTGCTTCTCCGGGCGTTTGGTAGCAAAATGACCAGGCTTCCTACTGTTGAAACAGGTTTTCTCGCCGCTCTTTGATTTCGCCGGCGTACAACATACCGAGGCCTACTTGAGGCAGGTACTCATCAGCCCATCCACGTAGCCTTCGACACTTGGACTGTTGACGAGACGTATCGAAGTAAACTTCCTTAGCAACCCAATTTGCCGATTCAAGCCGCTGTCTTTGAACGCAGATTCGAGCTTCATCCAGGCAGCGCGTGCATCGATCGCATCCAGCACCAAACTGTTATTGTAGTTCTCCAGGCTCAAACAGATTGTTGCCAATGCCCTCTGTTTCTGGTCCTCCGGCACTAACGCTTGAGCTTCGGCACTTACGGCATCACAACATATTCCCGGATGAGAATCATCCGCATCATGAACGCCCACGTCAAGTAGTTCTCCCTACCACGCAGCCTATCGATGACCGGTAGCGCCACAGAACCTCCGCCAACACAAACGCCTCTGGCTTCGGCTGCAGTCCTTCCGATTTCTTCACTTCCGTGATTGATGTTATTCAACGatattttgaattcaaattaaaCTGCTTGACGTTTCTTGAATTTAAAATATCTTCCAGACATCATCGGGTTATGATCCTcttggggatggtacacaaattatgtcacgctaaatttcatcaTCAAATGACCCCGTGGTTAATATACAGTCCCTATCCCAAATGCAAGCTTCTGAAAGGTCACTCGTTgcgcttgtagatctgatgaTTTGTACCCAAGTAGTTCTTGGATACCTTCGAACAGTCGTTGAACTCAAATCTttgtttacaaaaatatataagCCCATTTAGATATCATCCACGTTCGAAAATTCCCCGAAATTTCACAGGTTACGCGTGTAGATCTGTAGGCCTTTACTCAAAGAGGTTCTTTTACAACATTAAATGGTCGTTGTACACAAAACTTGGCGGAATATATCTGTATGAACATGTTTGGGTATATATGTTGTTTATAAACCTatttacgcttgtagatctgaataaGGTTTTGGATAAACTTGAATAGTTGTTGAACTCGAAACCAGGTACAGTCTAACCACAGATAGCAAATGTTTATGCTAGAAGAAAAGTCTactgaaaacctgtgtaaatattcaaactgaAACACGATGAAATCACTAGCGCCGTCAAACAGCGAATTGCGTCAAACTGTGGTTAATATAAGCAtagagaacagacatggaggctcgaacaaaatttcatctgaaccatgtgtaaaggtttgaatcaaccatcagcgccgccaacgcagacagcccgacatacaaactcgtttcgacaacacgatgtcactagtgaacgtcaaaatgcattagcacacaaagcaacgctagcgacaagtggcaatttttgatatcgacactagcgccaaagtgtAGAAAGCGGCAAATTTGTAGCGTTCTCAATCTGACGACAGCGCCacgtaacaggagcataacgacacactttgaaatgaccagtacaaTGGTTTACACACGCTGACGAGAAAAGATGATCACCttttatatctgaaatgaaagtttaagtcttaTTTAGCATGCttgatggattagatcacaaaaaagtttgataaatcctACTTTAAATGTTATGTAAACATCAGTGAAAATAGTGTTTCATACAGCTTTGACGGCCtctagctaaaaattgtgacgtgctggaacatttctgagaacggcatcagttacagcaaccccaaatctactagagacacataatttgatccttgagagacgcaaaaatgttatttttattacgctgtgtaatttgtcagatgaagttaagtgttTAGGGCTCATACTAGATAAAtaataaactttaaaaaatcacgaatgcaaaaaaaatacataaaacgtGTGTATTCAATGATCTTCGTTACTTTGTCTGAAGAACAAGCTTTTTATCTTCCACAAAATCAGTATGGACAGTATTTAATAAAATCAGAAAGAAAGTTCTGCAATATTGGAAACATTGGATTAAATGTcggataaaattattaataattcaaGGTAAAAATCCTAGCAAACTTTCATAGTGCCTTATACATTTAGGTTATGTTTATTAAAAAGCGTTTATTTTTCTCTATAAGCAGGTGAACTTACAGtaaataagcataagcataaaagcataagcattgatgaccgtacaattcgtagttgctactccgtgattgactggaATAATccaaattgtacagggaaccaacagatgtagcttgggagtagcataccatcttcaatgtacattttcaagGACTCCAAGCTCattaatgtcaataacggcgccggccacgtccttacggtcatcggggaagggaaggaatgttggtgtgacatccattgctactagagaccgagatcacctctgcatctccatggttttcacaggaaggagttttgttagtgggagggatcaaaagctacatgatcaagattcaccttggtaagtgatgcgattcatgtagcctcgaactaaaataaaatatctatcAGTGCGTCGACAATTTTAATGTCGAACTAtccaaaggttattttttagtaattgcgccaaataaataaaagaatatgTACGTGTAGATCAATCTTGTTTTATAAAACAGTAACAAAgccttatgccgacacttgaagtgacgaaccatccatagtttttaaacaaataaatgaaacattccCACGATATAAATGTGTGttttcacaagcatgaaacgaactcaccgcTTTAATCCAGTTTGAAGATTGATTTGATATAATCGACGTTAACTGCAAATCCGCCAATTAGAATTCCGCAGAAAATCGTCTCAGTATCGTAGGTTTCAGAAATCTTGAATTAATCTCCTGGAAATCACACAACGGACGTCACGGAAGCCTCCAGCGCCTCAAACTTGCACAGCCACtttccatcaaaaattgaaCGATCCAAATTCGACTTTTCttgaaatccttaaaaaaatttctctccTGAAACGAGGAAAAACTGTCAGACGCAGAAAAAACAGCTTCTTGCCTTGTCAAGGCCTACTACAGCTCTCTCAAATCTGACCTGTTACAGTAAATGATACATAAGTTGGTATCATGTTGGTTGGTGGGTTTggtcttttcaattttttaatagCCTTATTTAAATTATAATTAGGATGACAGTGTTATGTTACACAGAACTCTTGAATATAAcaaatgaatataatgttttaaaTAATTCCAATAAAGAAATGCACATTTAAAAAACTGCAGATTTGTCTGGATGTCATAATATGTCAGCAGTCCAACAGGTGATCCCCTCGACCAAAATTCTGCAAATGGCTTCTAAACCAACCTTTCGCCCCGATCCTGGTGAAAGTTTTGACAcattataaataattataaCGATCAAAGGGGGGACTCTCTGCCGCCATGGTTTTAATTTTATCTCCCTTTTTTTccattcttttctttttttattttcgggGTACGTGGGTTTTATTATCATCGCGGGGCCGTCCTCGTGTGCTGCTGCCTGCCGGACCATGCGTGTGTGTATGTATCTGGTTGTTTCTGGCGAAATGTGGTCATTAGCGATACCTATACAATCTATATTGCCGATATACAACTATTTCACCATAATGACCGGATGCGACGGAGGTGGCAAAGGCGATGGGAGATGTCACCGGCGACGGCGGAATTCAGTAATGACCGGAGGCAGTGGACCGCAGCGACGAATCGATTGGATCCGATGGACGCTAATTATGCTAATTTTGATAGTCGGTCAATGTGACTCTCAGATGGGCCGGCGCCGGAATAGGAACGAACGATGTCCGAGGGTGAGTGAAGGGATAGATGTTTAAGTATTTTACTCAGCATTCTTTAGAATTTATGTGTGTATTTCCAATTAACCAACAAACACTGAACTTTCCAAATCAGCGATAAGTCCTAGTGTAGGGCATTTAAGAAGTTCAATAGTTGTATACTTACGGTGCTCCAAAGACCTCTAAGagaatatttaaagaaaatcaaaagCAATAATTTCAAATAGTTTATAGAATCATTGCAATACCATAATCCGGAGTCCcattgttcagttttttttatatatttatttaaaaaaatacatgtcaTCTTCTTTTTGAGTCATGCCTGACAAGCAAAGTCAAGGTTTGGAATAAGTTGCattctttaaggtgaaacaatttggaatcaatttcaaagattgcactaaacttcaaaggcacaagtctcgagtgattttttattttggctttgtgcactagcagagagcttaaaataagaagatcacaAATGTTTggcaactatttctccagtttagtgcctttgaaatcgtgagtaggggcacaagtcggcaattgtgacggccatctttgtatTCCAAGATGTTTCGCCTTAAAAATCtgctacacggtaaaaaataagcaccatgctatcaatagttctgcacttggatttgcactactgttgaatcttgacaaaatcaaggtaacagcacttgaattcaacgttgcatgttttgatttgaaataaaaaaaaagttaaaataaacatttccgcctgacccagatttgaaccaccaACCTTCGGAGTGCAGGTCtagtgtcttacctcgacaccaactcgcatctgttgaaagggATCGAATTGATTTCAATtactttctacaacgagctgtcaatgattgctctcatacaaaagacatgatgttcaaaatcaacgacttttcacttcagagtctagttctagagacagtagagcaaatccaaagttgaAACTCTTTGAATCATGGTGATtagtgttttgaattgagtcaagtgatcaatctattcaatcgaatgtgctgattttttaccgtgtataaTTAGAATAAACACTCGCTCAATACCGTGTAGGGTGGACACAGTTTCGTGTATTGAAACACTTAACATACGCTACCTTTTTCTTAACTGATGTATTTTACTCCAGGTCCCCCTATCCTTTATGGCAAAATATAGGATTAAGCTAAACCTACTTTGAGTACATTGGTCAATACATTGAGTCAAATATCTCTTTGCTAGGTTCGAGCGATGCGCAACTTTGACCTCCCGTCCATGATGGGCTACTGGTACGTCATCCAGTACTTTGCCTCGTCGGAAACTCTGCCGGAGTATTCTTGCATGCAGAGTTCGTTCATCACCACGGACGGTCTCATCACGATGAACTTTACCTACTTCTTCTCGGACGATCCCCTGCGGAACTTCCAGCAAGGCAACATCACCTGGGTGATTCCCAACTTTGCCCAACCGGCTCACTGGATTCACGCCGAGTGGACTTGTACGAATCGAAACTCAAATACAACGTCATGAATATCTCATCAACCCTCCCTCATTTTTAGATGAAGAAATCTACAACACCTACGTCATCGATACCGACTACCAATCGTGGGGTCTGATCATGCACTGTGCCGAAAAGACCAAATCGCAGAAGTATCTTTCGGCACTGATGCTGTCGCGGACTCCAACACTGACCCAAAATGTTATcaatttcctccgggaaaaaCTACCGCGGTACGATATCGATCTGAGCTGCATGTTCCCGATTTCCCAGGTTAACTGCAGTCACCGGGAGGTAGACCCGAAAGCGTACTTCAAGTACGAATCCGTCTAGCTAAGATGGGTGGGATTTTATGTTTAGTTACTTATATAACAATATGACATGTGAAtataatcattattttttataaaaaaaatgtgatcaaCAGGAACCCAGAGAAAGCCTAAAGCAGCTATCAAAGTGCTTATTTCATTatcaaatgctttttttttttctaaactacagtttttttttgtgactcCAATATTTCTCCATTGTCCGTGTTTAAAATCGTCTACCTATATGTTACTGAGGATTAAAGAATTCCATTTTGCAGTATGTTATTTCCTTTGTTACCTTTTGTATGAAGATCAAATTACACAAagttaattttataaaatcctcAACCTTTTCATATACTGCTTTTGTAGTACATACTGTAATATGAAAACGTTGTTtgtttaaactatttttaaattgtattttaggatttttttagcattggaaaatgttttatttgctttgaaaataatgtaaatttcctaCATCATGTATGGTGTGGTAATGAcagtcatttaaaaattttatttatagcTTCGACGtggcattttcaaatagctcatttcgtcaatttccattcgatttttttgaaaccaccttcagttgactttaaaaaaataccagttatttgtcataaatggaccaTGCTAAATTCGGAACCATACCGGAGATATTAagggttgtactggggtcacgagggtgccaaatttcggaaatgtgatttttttcatttattgcaGTTACAACTATGGATACTGGCTTCGCCGTAGAGTTAGGTGAGCTCGTCCTTCCTTcttcgccacacaccgttttcctggacatcgccaaagatcgtccacCCGACGAGAGAAGCACACGACGTTCGATGACTCCAAGTGCtggcaagtcctcctcgagcagcgcccacgtttcatgcccgtagaggactaccggccttatgagcgttttgtactggtacatttggtgcg is a genomic window containing:
- the LOC5574999 gene encoding lopap isoform X2; amino-acid sequence: MTGCDGGGKGDGRCHRRRRNSVMTGGSGPQRRIDWIRWTLIMLILIVGQCDSQMGRRRNRNERCPRVRAMRNFDLPSMMGYWYVIQYFASSETLPEYSCMQSSFITTDGLITMNFTYFFSDDPLRNFQQGNITWVIPNFAQPAHWIHAEWTYEEIYNTYVIDTDYQSWGLIMHCAEKTKSQKYLSALMLSRTPTLTQNVINFLREKLPRYDIDLSCMFPISQVNCSHREVDPKAYFKYESV
- the LOC5574999 gene encoding uncharacterized protein LOC5574999 isoform X1 translates to MGEKDGRALGEIRVTETGSHFRIFGLAGRAVGQESLEGGEKFDIPEPIETAIPIQSILPIYNYFTIMTGCDGGGKGDGRCHRRRRNSVMTGGSGPQRRIDWIRWTLIMLILIVGQCDSQMGRRRNRNERCPRVRAMRNFDLPSMMGYWYVIQYFASSETLPEYSCMQSSFITTDGLITMNFTYFFSDDPLRNFQQGNITWVIPNFAQPAHWIHAEWTYEEIYNTYVIDTDYQSWGLIMHCAEKTKSQKYLSALMLSRTPTLTQNVINFLREKLPRYDIDLSCMFPISQVNCSHREVDPKAYFKYESV